A single Sulfurimonas aquatica DNA region contains:
- the trpB gene encoding tryptophan synthase subunit beta: MYIPSASKFDPDENGHFGIFGGRYVPETLMPALLQLKEEYESIRFDKDFWAEVHYYLKDYVGRPSPLYYAANISKELGAKIYLKREDLNHTGAHKVNNVIAQGLMAKRLGYKKIIAETGAGQHGVATATICALLDLECEIFMGAKDVERQELNVFRMKLLGAKVNAVESGSRTLKDAMNDAIRHWVTNARDTFYIIGTVAGPHPYPMMVRDFQAIIGYEARAQILEKEDRLPDHVIACIGGGSNAIGMFQHFLEDEEVECIGIEAGGLGIETDKHGCSLKKGRPGVLHGQMSYTLQDEDGQILEAHSISAGLDYPGIGPEHSFHNDNASVTYDNATDQEALDAFVWLSQKEGIIPAFESSHAVAHLKKMKNIKDKLIIVNLSGRGDKDMIQAKDLLKFD; the protein is encoded by the coding sequence ATGTATATCCCATCAGCTTCAAAATTCGATCCAGATGAGAATGGACACTTTGGAATTTTTGGTGGACGTTATGTCCCTGAAACTCTTATGCCAGCGCTACTTCAACTAAAAGAAGAGTATGAGAGCATACGTTTTGACAAAGATTTCTGGGCTGAAGTCCACTACTATTTAAAAGACTACGTTGGTCGCCCTTCCCCACTTTACTATGCGGCAAACATCTCTAAAGAACTTGGCGCAAAAATCTACTTAAAACGCGAAGATTTAAACCATACCGGAGCGCATAAAGTTAACAATGTAATCGCTCAAGGCCTTATGGCTAAACGTTTAGGGTATAAAAAAATCATAGCTGAAACTGGCGCTGGTCAACACGGCGTAGCGACTGCTACCATCTGTGCGTTATTAGACTTAGAGTGTGAGATTTTTATGGGTGCCAAAGACGTTGAACGCCAAGAACTTAACGTTTTTCGAATGAAACTCCTTGGTGCTAAAGTAAACGCCGTTGAGAGTGGAAGCCGAACTCTTAAAGACGCCATGAACGACGCGATTCGTCATTGGGTGACAAACGCGCGTGATACTTTTTACATCATAGGAACAGTGGCTGGTCCTCATCCCTACCCTATGATGGTTAGGGACTTTCAAGCCATTATAGGTTATGAAGCAAGAGCACAGATACTAGAGAAAGAAGATCGTCTACCAGATCATGTTATAGCGTGTATTGGCGGTGGATCAAACGCCATAGGAATGTTTCAACACTTTCTTGAAGATGAAGAAGTTGAGTGCATAGGCATAGAAGCGGGTGGACTTGGAATAGAGACGGATAAGCATGGCTGTTCTTTGAAAAAAGGTCGTCCAGGTGTTCTGCATGGTCAAATGTCTTATACGCTTCAAGATGAAGATGGACAGATTTTAGAAGCTCACTCTATATCTGCTGGACTTGATTATCCTGGAATTGGGCCTGAGCACTCTTTTCATAATGACAATGCTTCCGTAACATATGATAATGCGACTGATCAAGAAGCACTTGACGCCTTTGTATGGCTCTCTCAAAAAGAGGGAATAATACCTGCGTTTGAAAGCTCTCACGCAGTAGCTCACTTAAAGAAAATGAAAAATATAAAAGATAAACTTATTATAGTTAACCTCTCTGGTCGCGGTGATAAAGACATGATTCAAGCCAAAGATCTGCTAAAGTTTGACTAA
- a CDS encoding NUDIX domain-containing protein, with amino-acid sequence MSWKPRTPYLTIDGIVEIYDATEQLLGVVLIQRKNTPLGLALPGGFVDIGESVEDAVIREMKEEISLDIEIKELLGVYSDPLRDKRFHTVSVVYVCKAYGTPFGADDAKEASIVKLENLEFNKLVFDHSDILKDYLKKYHSNIEIVS; translated from the coding sequence TTGAGTTGGAAACCAAGAACACCCTATCTTACAATTGATGGCATAGTTGAGATATATGATGCTACTGAGCAGCTCTTAGGAGTCGTTCTCATACAAAGAAAAAATACTCCTCTTGGATTGGCTCTTCCTGGAGGCTTTGTAGATATAGGTGAGAGTGTTGAAGACGCAGTGATAAGGGAGATGAAAGAAGAAATCTCTCTTGATATTGAGATTAAAGAGCTTCTTGGCGTCTACTCAGATCCTCTTCGCGATAAAAGATTTCACACCGTTTCCGTTGTATATGTGTGTAAGGCTTATGGAACTCCTTTTGGCGCGGATGATGCAAAAGAAGCAAGTATAGTTAAACTAGAGAATTTAGAATTTAATAAACTTGTGTTTGATCATAGTGATATACTAAAAGATTATCTTAAAAAATATCATTCTAACATCGAGATAGTGTCATAA
- a CDS encoding phosphatidylserine decarboxylase — MNKRHITSLISQNFGKFASKEFPSWFQKIVNSSYVGLMGLDMSEFHDASTYKSLNALFTRSFKEERKFSIDGSDFISPCDSLISDCGDIKEDYALQIKGMRYKASELLGENFSDEEKVLVKDGKFINFYLSPKDYHRYHIPTNLKVLKAVHIPGKFYPVNMPSLKKRLNLFIENERVVILCETPEGKKFYMVLVSALNVGVMQVSFEPKIQTNATATTEQVYEFTDLYLNKGDDFGCFEMGSTIVILAEKDMLEIDVSAADNVKYSQNIAKIK; from the coding sequence ATGAATAAAAGACATATCACATCGTTGATATCACAAAATTTTGGAAAATTTGCTTCAAAAGAGTTTCCATCTTGGTTTCAAAAAATAGTAAATAGTAGTTATGTAGGTTTAATGGGACTTGATATGAGTGAGTTTCATGATGCTAGCACATATAAAAGCTTAAATGCTCTTTTTACAAGGAGCTTTAAAGAAGAGAGAAAATTTTCTATAGATGGGAGTGACTTTATATCTCCTTGTGACTCATTAATATCTGATTGTGGGGATATAAAAGAAGATTATGCTCTGCAGATTAAAGGTATGCGTTATAAAGCTAGCGAACTTCTTGGAGAGAACTTTAGTGATGAAGAAAAAGTTTTAGTAAAAGATGGAAAGTTTATTAACTTTTATCTTTCTCCAAAAGATTATCATAGATATCATATTCCTACAAATCTTAAAGTTTTAAAAGCAGTGCATATACCTGGAAAGTTTTATCCTGTAAATATGCCATCACTGAAAAAACGTTTAAATCTTTTTATTGAAAATGAAAGAGTAGTAATTTTATGCGAGACGCCAGAAGGTAAGAAATTTTATATGGTGTTAGTTAGTGCTCTAAACGTTGGCGTTATGCAGGTGAGTTTTGAGCCAAAAATACAAACTAACGCTACGGCAACAACAGAACAAGTTTATGAGTTTACTGATCTATATCTCAATAAAGGTGATGATTTTGGATGTTTTGAAATGGGCTCAACGATAGTTATTTTGGCTGAGAAAGATATGTTGGAAATTGATGTGAGCGCAGCGGATAACGTGAAATATTCTCAGAATATCGCAAAAATTAAGTAG
- a CDS encoding GGDEF domain-containing protein produces the protein MKHSIKKIFLNLNTYLFYVLFISFLVMVTTLEQQLSFEKVKNLNKQKNIISNLRTIERDEFEIALIQFTGKSTQLLQNIDKLVSLYNYNISDKYIFNHSDEYLTSLENLRELTEEFNAKAQEFYSSTSGKNSNLDAEMDLENASLKLTSQIDEILFQNQLYNQEKFEYIKYISIFVFFSVLMATIWYRRKLFSIYKDIEFLYQTDKNRLNHEIYTREADAIALRMNRKVVLTDNPAMTDPVTSINNYKGLIHSYSNKKDLQDSNFTSVTVLEIDDFSKSKRAFAQELTQTMLKKVAYTISLHEQPIDTIARTDYNQFTLVLSRASRDQAFKDVDIIRQGIEQLKFNIPNKVSKNITVSGGYVIKPNNTNLEEAIKEAKKILQYAQSKGVNKIMQKRDISEKES, from the coding sequence ATGAAACACTCTATAAAAAAAATATTTCTAAACCTAAATACATATCTATTTTATGTACTTTTCATCTCTTTTCTAGTCATGGTTACAACGCTAGAACAGCAACTATCATTTGAAAAAGTTAAAAATTTAAATAAACAAAAAAATATAATCTCCAATCTGAGAACGATAGAAAGAGATGAATTTGAAATTGCACTAATTCAGTTTACAGGCAAGAGTACACAGTTACTTCAAAATATAGATAAACTAGTAAGTCTTTACAATTATAATATCAGCGACAAATATATTTTTAACCATTCTGATGAATATTTAACTTCTCTTGAAAACTTACGAGAATTGACAGAAGAGTTTAATGCAAAGGCACAAGAGTTCTACTCTAGCACATCAGGTAAAAATTCCAACTTAGATGCTGAAATGGATTTAGAAAATGCATCTTTAAAACTAACAAGCCAGATAGATGAGATACTTTTTCAAAATCAACTCTACAATCAAGAAAAATTTGAATACATAAAATACATATCAATCTTTGTATTTTTCTCTGTTTTGATGGCTACAATTTGGTACAGAAGAAAACTTTTTTCAATATACAAAGATATTGAGTTTTTATACCAAACGGATAAAAATAGACTAAACCATGAAATCTACACTAGAGAAGCAGATGCCATAGCACTTAGAATGAATAGAAAAGTAGTTCTAACTGACAATCCAGCTATGACAGACCCAGTAACAAGTATCAACAACTATAAAGGTTTAATACATTCATATTCAAACAAAAAAGATTTGCAAGACAGTAACTTTACATCTGTAACGGTTTTAGAGATAGATGACTTTTCAAAATCTAAACGTGCATTTGCACAAGAGCTCACACAGACTATGCTTAAAAAAGTTGCATATACTATTTCATTACATGAACAACCAATCGATACAATTGCAAGAACTGACTACAACCAGTTCACTCTAGTGCTTTCACGTGCATCAAGAGATCAAGCGTTTAAAGATGTAGATATAATTAGACAGGGAATCGAGCAGTTAAAGTTTAACATACCAAATAAAGTTTCAAAAAACATCACAGTAAGTGGTGGTTATGTAATTAAACCAAATAATACAAACCTGGAAGAAGCTATAAAAGAAGCCAAAAAAATTCTTCAATATGCTCAATCAAAAGGTGTTAATAAAATCATGCAAAAAAGGGACATTTCAGAAAAAGAATCATAA
- a CDS encoding leucyl aminopeptidase, whose product MNIDLISEIKSDVKVEFIQESELKEHKRYKILKKAGFEAKQETLCFLHEKKILACGIEDATPDSIRSSCSNAIKSLKSSNYKSASFDVNAENIQAIIEGVILGGYEFNDYKSKPEKSKLKNIYLTCKNISKLQKQFEEAIIIAEATCYTRDIVNTTPEDLNPPSFADLAKKLAKENSLECVILGEKELRKEKMESMLAVGRASRHDSKLIHLTYKPKNPKKVISLIGKGLTYDSGGLSLKPAASMVTMKMDKAGGCAVLGMIKAASELKLDIEIHAFVGAVENMIGGDAYKPDDVLVTRSGKTVEVRNTDAEGRLVLCDVLDYAQEKVNADYMFDFATLTGACMVALGQYTTGVMGHSNKLKDDFDKAANSSGELVGSLPFNKHLKKLLKSGIADISNVSSKPFGGAITAGLFLDNFIKEENKEKWLHFDIAGSAYTETPWDCNVYGGTGAGVRFMSQFLRNI is encoded by the coding sequence ATGAATATTGATTTAATAAGCGAAATAAAAAGTGATGTCAAAGTAGAGTTTATTCAAGAAAGTGAATTAAAAGAGCATAAAAGATATAAAATATTAAAAAAAGCGGGTTTTGAAGCTAAACAAGAGACTCTTTGCTTTTTACATGAGAAAAAGATTCTTGCATGTGGCATTGAAGACGCTACTCCCGACAGTATCAGAAGCTCTTGTTCTAACGCCATAAAGTCTCTAAAATCTTCAAACTATAAGTCAGCCTCTTTTGACGTAAACGCAGAGAATATTCAGGCTATAATAGAGGGAGTTATACTTGGTGGTTATGAGTTTAACGACTATAAATCAAAGCCAGAAAAAAGCAAATTAAAAAATATCTATTTAACGTGTAAAAATATATCAAAACTACAAAAGCAGTTTGAAGAAGCTATTATTATTGCAGAAGCGACTTGCTACACTCGAGATATTGTCAACACAACTCCTGAAGATTTAAATCCACCCTCTTTTGCAGACTTGGCAAAAAAACTTGCTAAAGAGAACTCTTTAGAGTGCGTAATTTTAGGAGAGAAAGAACTTAGAAAAGAAAAAATGGAGTCTATGCTAGCAGTTGGCCGCGCTTCTCGTCACGATAGTAAATTAATACACTTAACTTATAAACCAAAAAATCCAAAAAAAGTAATCTCACTTATTGGAAAAGGCCTTACTTATGATAGTGGTGGATTAAGTCTAAAACCTGCTGCGTCTATGGTTACTATGAAAATGGACAAGGCTGGTGGCTGTGCCGTTCTAGGTATGATAAAAGCCGCAAGTGAGTTAAAACTTGACATAGAGATACATGCATTTGTTGGAGCAGTTGAAAACATGATAGGTGGAGACGCTTATAAACCTGATGATGTTCTTGTAACTCGCAGTGGAAAAACCGTTGAAGTAAGAAATACCGATGCAGAGGGGCGCTTAGTACTTTGTGACGTTCTTGATTATGCTCAAGAAAAAGTAAACGCAGACTATATGTTTGACTTTGCAACACTTACTGGAGCGTGTATGGTAGCCCTTGGCCAATACACAACCGGGGTAATGGGTCACTCAAATAAGCTAAAAGATGACTTTGATAAAGCTGCAAATAGTTCAGGTGAATTAGTAGGTTCTCTTCCATTTAACAAGCATCTCAAGAAACTCCTTAAAAGTGGTATAGCAGACATCTCAAACGTATCTTCAAAACCTTTTGGCGGAGCTATCACAGCTGGCCTTTTTTTAGATAATTTCATTAAAGAAGAGAATAAAGAGAAGTGGTTGCATTTTGATATAGCGGGCTCTGCATATACTGAAACTCCATGGGACTGTAACGTTTATGGTGGTACTGGCGCTGGCGTGCGATTTATGAGTCAATTTTTAAGAAATATATAA
- a CDS encoding site-2 protease family protein, whose product MESLDILKIAAAVLALAIAIIGHEIMHGWIAFIYGDTTAKNAGRLTINPISHVDMVGTILVPVSMYFLPMLFGAESGLLFGWAKPVPINTATVIRSGGYNAAMQVDLAGIVYNFTLAVFASIAIVAMNSPVTSDSLVYVFAYIFIYQLLIINVVLGVFNLLPVPQFDGAHFLMHLALKYKINAVAEFFYKNERYGIIIVLVILMTPIKDYVLFLPVRTILGLLL is encoded by the coding sequence ATGGAATCACTTGATATACTCAAAATAGCCGCTGCAGTACTTGCACTGGCTATTGCAATAATCGGTCATGAAATTATGCATGGGTGGATCGCGTTTATATATGGTGATACTACTGCAAAAAATGCGGGAAGACTTACTATTAATCCTATATCACATGTTGATATGGTTGGAACTATTCTTGTTCCTGTAAGTATGTACTTTTTACCAATGCTGTTTGGTGCAGAGAGTGGCCTCCTCTTCGGTTGGGCAAAGCCCGTTCCCATAAATACGGCTACTGTTATACGTAGCGGAGGCTATAACGCAGCGATGCAAGTTGACTTAGCGGGAATAGTCTACAACTTCACTTTAGCGGTTTTTGCCTCTATAGCTATCGTTGCTATGAATTCACCTGTTACAAGTGACTCTTTGGTTTATGTTTTTGCATATATATTTATCTATCAACTTTTAATCATAAACGTTGTACTTGGCGTTTTCAACTTACTCCCTGTGCCACAATTTGATGGAGCGCACTTTCTAATGCACTTAGCACTGAAGTATAAGATAAACGCCGTAGCGGAGTTCTTTTACAAAAATGAGAGATATGGCATCATAATAGTCTTAGTTATCTTAATGACTCCAATAAAAGATTATGTACTTTTTTTACCTGTTAGAACGATTTTAGGCTTATTATTATAA
- the lepB gene encoding signal peptidase I, giving the protein MKKVFNKAYKFSNSWPGTIIIVLFVIFFIAQAFRIPSGSMKDSLLIGDHLFAKKFAYGVSMPHIPFLEMSIMPWSDKLRLADGDRPERGDIVIFRYPGNIKQHFVKRCVALPGDELFVANKDLFIHYNEGDEWIKENFTDFEIASYENKLWVKNPYMKEHPGIHHDEKIINNGNYPMPLFYLNPLKVEEDSYFMMGDNRDHSNDSRFWGSVPYDNVEGTPWFIYFSIDDNWEIRWDRVGKTPTDLEESPYLDKAIQERLIVDKDYHGIT; this is encoded by the coding sequence ATGAAAAAAGTTTTTAATAAAGCATATAAATTTTCAAACTCATGGCCAGGAACTATTATAATAGTTCTGTTTGTTATCTTTTTTATCGCTCAAGCCTTTAGAATACCTAGTGGAAGTATGAAAGATTCTCTTCTTATCGGAGACCACCTTTTTGCTAAAAAATTTGCTTATGGCGTTTCCATGCCACATATTCCATTCCTTGAAATGTCAATTATGCCATGGAGTGATAAGCTGCGTTTAGCAGATGGTGACAGACCTGAACGTGGGGATATTGTTATCTTCAGATATCCAGGAAATATAAAGCAGCACTTTGTAAAACGCTGTGTTGCACTTCCGGGAGATGAGTTATTTGTAGCAAATAAAGACCTTTTTATTCATTATAATGAAGGTGATGAGTGGATAAAAGAAAACTTCACTGATTTTGAAATTGCATCATATGAGAATAAACTATGGGTTAAAAATCCTTATATGAAAGAACACCCAGGAATTCATCATGATGAAAAAATCATTAATAATGGTAACTATCCTATGCCTCTTTTTTATCTGAACCCTTTAAAAGTGGAAGAAGATAGTTACTTTATGATGGGTGATAATCGTGACCATTCAAATGATAGCCGTTTTTGGGGTTCTGTTCCATATGATAACGTAGAAGGAACACCTTGGTTCATCTACTTTTCCATAGATGACAACTGGGAAATTAGATGGGATAGAGTTGGGAAAACGCCAACTGACCTAGAGGAGTCTCCTTATCTTGACAAGGCTATACAAGAGAGACTAATAGTAGATAAAGATTATCATGGAATCACTTGA
- a CDS encoding adenine phosphoribosyltransferase: MTLTQKEREIIENSIRDIKDFPKEGIVFKDITTLLNNKEAYGVLMNHLHNRYKDYNLDYIAGIDARGFIFGAALAQMLGLGFVPIRKKGKLPYTTISEKYVLEYGVDEIEVHIDAFGEKKGAKVLVIDDLIATGGTANAAATLVKQTGAECVECCFIIGLAFLDGIKKLEEKTKVYSLIEVN; this comes from the coding sequence ATGACACTAACTCAAAAAGAAAGAGAAATAATAGAAAACTCTATAAGAGATATAAAAGATTTTCCAAAAGAGGGAATAGTCTTTAAAGACATCACTACGCTTTTAAATAACAAAGAAGCTTATGGCGTTTTAATGAATCATCTTCATAATAGATATAAAGATTATAACCTGGACTACATTGCTGGTATTGACGCACGTGGTTTTATTTTTGGCGCTGCATTAGCACAGATGCTTGGTCTTGGCTTTGTTCCTATTCGTAAAAAAGGTAAGCTTCCTTATACTACCATAAGTGAGAAATACGTCTTAGAGTATGGCGTAGATGAGATAGAAGTACATATAGACGCATTTGGAGAAAAAAAGGGAGCAAAGGTTCTTGTTATAGATGACCTTATCGCTACTGGCGGAACTGCAAACGCTGCGGCAACGCTTGTAAAACAAACTGGCGCGGAGTGCGTTGAGTGTTGTTTTATTATTGGTCTTGCGTTTTTAGACGGTATTAAAAAACTAGAAGAAAAAACAAAAGTATATTCACTTATAGAGGTTAACTAA
- the rpiB gene encoding ribose 5-phosphate isomerase B has protein sequence MKFYIATDHAGIELKDYTVELLKEKGHEVVDLGPFSKDRVDYPDYAHEVALNVLKESSAQGILICGSGIGMSMAANRHAGIRAALCHDAYTATVARGHNDANILCFGERIVGKGVAESILDAWIAGSFDGGRHCGRIEKIEIQ, from the coding sequence ATGAAGTTTTATATAGCGACAGACCATGCTGGAATTGAGTTAAAAGATTATACGGTTGAACTTTTAAAAGAGAAAGGTCACGAGGTAGTTGATTTAGGTCCATTTTCTAAAGATAGAGTCGACTACCCCGATTACGCGCATGAAGTAGCGCTCAACGTTTTAAAAGAGTCATCTGCTCAAGGTATCTTAATCTGTGGTTCAGGCATTGGTATGAGCATGGCGGCAAATCGTCATGCGGGAATTCGTGCAGCCCTCTGTCATGATGCTTATACAGCGACAGTTGCACGTGGTCATAATGATGCAAATATTTTATGTTTTGGTGAGCGTATAGTTGGAAAAGGTGTTGCAGAGTCAATACTTGACGCTTGGATAGCTGGTTCTTTTGATGGTGGTAGACACTGTGGACGTATTGAGAAAATAGAAATACAATAA
- the ychF gene encoding redox-regulated ATPase YchF, which produces MGLSIGLVGLPNVGKSTTFNALTKAQNAEAANYPFCTIEPNKAIVPVPDKRLAELAKIVNPQKIQYSTLDFVDIAGLVKGASKGEGLGNKFLSTIRETEVILQIVRCFDDENIVHNEGSIDPLRDVEIIEGELILADIEVLSNRIERLKKQAKADKSAKATLEMAEEIIEFLADGNLARNYDKVDSDEYRQLSQEVRFLTDKEIMYGANTDEDGLLEDNEYVKLLKEHAAKNNCELVKLCAKVEEELIGLDDEEAQEFLTDLGVTESGLEQIIHKGFDKLGLMSYFTAGVQEVRAWTIKKNSTAPRAAAAIHNDFEKGFIRAEVIAYNDYIECGGEAKAKEAGKMRLEGKEYIVQDGDVMHFRFNV; this is translated from the coding sequence ATGGGTCTATCAATCGGTCTAGTGGGACTTCCAAACGTAGGTAAATCAACAACTTTTAATGCACTAACTAAGGCACAAAACGCAGAGGCTGCAAACTATCCATTTTGTACTATAGAGCCAAATAAAGCGATAGTTCCTGTTCCAGATAAGCGTTTAGCGGAGTTAGCAAAGATAGTAAACCCCCAGAAAATTCAATATTCTACTTTGGATTTTGTTGACATTGCAGGGCTTGTCAAAGGTGCTAGCAAGGGTGAAGGACTTGGTAATAAGTTTCTCTCAACTATTCGTGAAACAGAAGTTATATTGCAAATCGTAAGATGTTTTGATGATGAAAACATTGTACATAATGAAGGAAGCATCGATCCTCTTCGTGACGTTGAAATTATTGAAGGTGAACTAATTCTTGCAGATATAGAAGTACTCTCAAACAGAATAGAAAGATTGAAAAAACAAGCTAAGGCGGATAAAAGTGCAAAAGCCACTTTAGAAATGGCAGAAGAAATTATAGAGTTCTTAGCTGATGGTAATTTAGCAAGAAATTATGACAAAGTTGACTCTGACGAGTACAGACAACTAAGTCAAGAAGTAAGATTTTTAACTGATAAAGAGATAATGTATGGTGCCAACACAGATGAAGATGGTCTTCTTGAAGACAATGAGTATGTTAAATTATTAAAAGAGCATGCAGCTAAGAACAACTGTGAGCTTGTCAAACTTTGTGCAAAAGTCGAAGAGGAACTTATAGGTCTTGATGATGAAGAAGCGCAAGAGTTTTTAACAGACCTTGGCGTTACTGAATCAGGATTAGAGCAGATTATTCATAAAGGCTTTGATAAACTTGGTCTTATGAGTTACTTTACTGCTGGCGTTCAAGAGGTTCGCGCTTGGACAATCAAGAAAAATTCTACGGCGCCACGCGCCGCTGCCGCTATTCATAATGACTTTGAAAAAGGTTTCATTAGAGCAGAAGTTATAGCCTATAATGATTATATTGAATGTGGTGGAGAAGCAAAAGCTAAAGAAGCTGGAAAGATGCGTTTGGAAGGAAAAGAGTACATAGTCCAAGATGGTGACGTTATGCACTTTAGATTTAACGTATAA
- the truD gene encoding tRNA pseudouridine(13) synthase TruD — protein sequence MDRFYSLAHASIDFHFKQSPRDFVVEELPLYEFSGEGEHLILLVRKKNLSTSEMVGQIARYLGIKNKEIGYAGLKDKHAMTKQYISIHKKHEEAMDKFDFEGIKIISKAYHNNKIRIGHLKGNRFYIKVKKVNPTSATKIDEALKNISKFGIPNYFGYQRFGNDGDNHVLGEKLAKGEAKERNPRVKKLLINAYQSHLFNLWLSRRLEINTLVNSFDAKEIETLLNMPNDEVQKMKAQSHPFKLIDGDIMEHYPYGRLFDFNGDEEDIKRFNERNVSVTGMLCGKKVKHATSLAGEIEKDFDDEINADGARRYAWVYPTEVEGRFNPVEAQYEMNFTLPKGSYATVLIEEIAKRKIR from the coding sequence ATGGATAGATTTTATTCGCTTGCACATGCAAGCATCGATTTTCACTTTAAACAATCTCCTCGTGATTTTGTTGTTGAGGAGTTGCCACTTTATGAGTTTTCAGGTGAGGGTGAGCACTTAATTCTTTTAGTGAGAAAAAAGAACCTCTCAACCAGTGAGATGGTGGGCCAAATTGCTAGATATTTAGGTATAAAAAATAAAGAGATAGGATATGCAGGTCTAAAAGATAAACATGCAATGACTAAACAGTATATCTCTATACATAAAAAACATGAAGAAGCTATGGATAAGTTTGATTTTGAGGGGATAAAGATCATCTCAAAAGCATATCATAATAATAAAATTAGAATAGGACACTTAAAAGGGAATCGTTTTTATATAAAAGTGAAAAAAGTGAATCCTACTTCCGCAACAAAAATCGATGAAGCTCTCAAAAATATATCTAAATTTGGTATACCAAACTACTTTGGTTATCAGCGTTTTGGAAATGATGGAGATAACCATGTCTTGGGTGAAAAACTTGCCAAAGGTGAAGCTAAAGAGAGAAACCCAAGAGTGAAAAAACTACTTATAAATGCATACCAGAGTCATCTATTTAACCTTTGGCTCTCTCGACGTTTAGAGATAAATACTCTTGTTAATAGTTTTGATGCAAAAGAGATAGAAACACTTCTTAATATGCCAAATGATGAAGTACAAAAGATGAAAGCTCAATCACATCCATTTAAATTAATTGATGGGGATATTATGGAACATTATCCCTATGGAAGACTTTTTGACTTTAATGGCGATGAAGAGGATATTAAAAGATTTAATGAAAGAAATGTAAGCGTAACGGGTATGCTATGTGGCAAAAAAGTGAAACATGCTACATCTTTGGCAGGTGAGATTGAAAAAGATTTTGATGATGAGATAAACGCTGACGGCGCAAGAAGATATGCATGGGTTTATCCAACAGAGGTAGAAGGGCGTTTTAACCCTGTAGAAGCACAGTATGAGATGAACTTTACACTGCCAAAAGGCTCATATGCTACAGTCTTAATAGAAGAGATTGCAAAAAGAAAAATTAGATAG